One Triticum dicoccoides isolate Atlit2015 ecotype Zavitan chromosome 3B, WEW_v2.0, whole genome shotgun sequence genomic window, cctcttctcccgcactcaagtccggatcatccttcttgttgtctatgctgctgccagaatcgctgctgctttcgcttcagccagaatcgctgctgctttctctacagccatagtcgctgctgctttggctgtagccagtgtcgctgctgctgctcccattacctgtccaaaatgcaacaatgaccgttaacaatcgatgtgagacaaagccaaatgtagaggaataagaagaggcagaacgtaccggcatcatcatcgtcagcgtagcgcatgcgacacatagtcgtgttgaacaccttcacgatgagcatggtggcgtcgtcttcgtacctgaagagaaggaagtaccccagccgcagatcgtaggcacggtagaacttctcccacccacgagacaagtacatgtggccctccttgatcaccaactccacatcccactgcctgcgaaacccgctgccggcatgtcgcagcttcacattatttggcggatcttcacccatcagcatgttcataaaactgtcaggcagcctctgcagtttgggacaatgagtgatgtagcaaacaacagatatcataatgagatgggtgaaggggagatctcccgTTTTATATAcccgcgtcatggatgatactgaagtctcaagtatgatagtgaagaactcggaagcatccaactcgtactgcggtgtcgcagagcggcggtggctgcttcccgccatctctgataaggagcagaagagaccaattagtacccttacaacagatcataaaacatgcatgataacaggaattagttgcaagtaccccatatgtcctatttttagcaaagtcatgctaaaattcacagaaaatttcagcattacctttgctgaaaataggacatatggagtacccgaatttgccggaacggaagttagtcgacattccggcaaactcaagggcctctcggggtacctgcaatatcattatccccgcgtaatgaagtcaccaatgggtcatttcagaagatcacaagtagcatcatcacaagtacaacatcatctataGCTTTATATTAACAAAGCATCAGCACATATACAAAAGACCACTTATGCCAACCGTATGGTTTATATCAGATTCAGAGTTAGAAACAGGAAAAACCGGTGCTTCAAAGCCTACTGGACACAATTTACATCTATCAGTACGGGACGTCCTGACTAATTTCAAGTGTTCACAGGTGAACTTGTACCATGGATGAGCCTAATGCTTCATTAGTCCCAGGTGAGTAAcacactttggtcttctagttcAAAACAAAATTGACATAATTCTAGATGCCATAATCAGATCAAaatttcaaaccacacacttactttcaaATATCAAATTAGGAACATTTTGAGACATAGGAAAACAGTGTACATCTGAAAATGCTGCAAACTATGAAGAAAAACAAGAACACTTTGTAATACATGATTATTCAGTTAAGACAAGAGAAACCATCTTCAACTACTACTGTAAATAATACACCTGTTAACACGTTTCTGAACATACATCCAGCAAGTTTCAGTAGACCAGAGAATATCCCTACAGTAGTGCCCTCCAACAGTAGTTCTTGCTTGCAGTAGTTTTAGGGAGTACTGCAATTTTGCAAGTTTAAAGTAAAACGTTTCAGTTAATGCAAATACTCCTCTTGCTCtctactttctctcttctcttcttcagttaattaactgaattttGCTGATGTTGTTGTTAACTAAATTTTACTGATGTTGTTGTTGACTTGATGTTAATGAACAGTGGCTAAGTATGGTTGTGCTGTCAGGTTACTACTAGTAGCAACATGGAAGTAGACTTGATGACCGTGTTCGTCAGGCACAAATATGTAAGAAAGGAGTAAGTGCATCTACTTATTGGAACAAGCCTGACAGTGGGAAAGCTATAAACTTATAATGACTGGGTTCAGATAAACGATTGCAACAAAGCAGATCTGGAAAATGTATTATCAACTATAAAATATGGGTTGCAAACCAAACAACTAAGCATACTCTGTCAGATGATAACTATTGCAAACCAAACAAGTAAGCGGAGCACATGTATATACCTGTATCACTGTCTTGGAGCCAACAAACGCCTCAATTTTTCTCCAACCGCGATCGAACCTGTTTCGCAGAAACACAAACAGAGAGATACATGTAACTAACGAGGACAGACAGACAAGGTAACAAGAACTCCACAGCTCAATTAAGCCTATGCTTCTTCTTTCACTCTAGTGTACCATTGTGGCAAAGCCATATATGTATGTACAGAGGAAACTTGGATGAATGTTTTTCCATGGTTTTTGAATGAAAACAATATGACAGCTTGCAAACAACaggaccatgtcattatcatgcagcccactatatatttttatgacaaaatacatcattatcagggcacattatggccattttcttacatgatgctaaatgtacctaactgaattttttgacagtagctaaCTGTATTTTTGGACAGTTAGTAATTTGTTAAGGCGGTGTTAAAAATTCAGACCATTCAGTTATGACAGTGTCAAAAATTCAGGCACAAATTTTTGGACAGTTAGTAATTTGTTAAGGCTTGTTTACCACTACTAAGACCATTTTTTTAATATAATCTTCATTCTCCTGCTTTTTCTTTTCTTACAAGTGTTGATGCCAAAACATTGCAACCCTGTAGTTCAAGATCAGACCAAGAACCCTAGAACCCTAGACCAATCTTGGCACCAGACCAAGAACCCTAGAACCCTAGACCAATCTTGGCACCAGACCAAGAACCCTAGACAAACACGACCAATCTTGGCACAGACCAAGAACCCTAGAAATTATCCANNNNNNNNNNNNNNNNNNNNNNNNNNNNNNNNNNNNNNNNNNNNNNNNNNNNNNNNNNNNNNNNNNNNNNNNNNNNNNNNNNNNNNNNNNNNNNNNNNNNNNNNNNNNNNNNNNNNNNNNNNNNNNNNNNNNNNNNNNNNNNNNNNNNNNNNNNNNNNNNNNNNNNNNNNNNNNNNNNNNNNNNNNNNNNNNNNNNNNNNNNNNNNNNNNNNNNNNNNNNNNNNNNNNNNNNNNNNNNNNNNNNNNNNNNNNNNNNNNNNNNNNNNNNNNNNNNNNNNNNNNNNNNNNNNNNNNNNNNNNNNNNNNNNNNNNNCGGTCGCCGGAgaggtcggggtcggcggcggggGTGGAttccggcgggggtcggggcggcggcggcaggggacgaaggaggcggcggcggcgtacggttggggcggagggggcaaattaggtcgagtggggaggaagggagggaggggaacaggtggagtgaggggggggggaagcttactaatggcgcaccgcgtggttgtgcgccattactagttagaactagtaatggtgcacttcggtcggatgcgccattagtatgtatgcaaaaatgaaaaaaattatcactagtggcgcaccttttttgtggtgcgccattagtgtcttccacactaatggcgcatcaccaactggtgcgccattagtatatagtagtggcgcactactttccTGGTGCACCATTAATGTCAATCCTATCtacagcccttttcctagtagtgcatagaGAAAAAATAAACTAATAACTGGATGTATTTTTAAGGATAACTTTAGGCATTTCCATACGTCTCTGATTGATTATTTTCAACGGCGACTGGACTACAATCAGAACCATTCATCAGTCGCTAAGCTATCACAAGACGTCAACAAGACTTGTCATAATTCAAACTTTCCACATGGTGCTTTTATTATGGAAGATTTCAAGAGCTTATTAATGTAGAATAATGCATATTTCTGTAGTTACACATGTATAATTCAATCCAAGAATAGTAGGAATCTAAGGCTGGAGAAAAATGAGGGCACCTGTTTGGTAAATGGAAAGCATAGTCTAAACAATGATAGCGTTCATTCATTTCCAGAAACCACAGAACTTTCCTAACCACAGAACACGGAAGAAGTTTCAGCGGTAGCTGGAAGTCCTACTCAGGCACACAGCTATCATGACAAGCACAGCATCAGTACATATTCGAGTTTAAAGCATAGAAGTGACCACTTTCTATACTCCCTGCCTTCTCTTCTTCCATCTTCATCTCCAATACATACCATGGACTTCACTAAATTCCTTATCACACTGCTGCTGGTCTGTCTTCTAATCTATGAATCCTATGTGGATGCAGCATCGGAAGAACAAGATTTCTCAAGAACTTGTTCATCTCACCGCTGCAGCAAACATGGACCTGAGATCCGGTTCCCGTTCCGGCTTTCGATCAACCCACCATCATGTGGTGCACCAGGCATGCAGTTATCATGCTCGGGGCATGACACAATCCTGGATCACCATGTTCTTGGCCCTTGCAGAGTGACTGAGATCTATTACAGGCACCGTGTCATCAACGTCGTCCCGCTAGTGGAACCATCAATGCAATGCCCACTTCAGAAGCTCATCTCAAGAAACTTAGCAACTGATGTCTAcgaacaacctcaatcatcatttcCTACAACCCTAGTACGTTGTTCAAGAGATTTCATACCAATAGATCAAGATAGTATAGTTGGCCCAGCCTTTTGTCTGGGCAACAACGCTAGTCAATTCTGGTATTTGGCATCAGCTTCTGCATACATGTCTGATGTTCCATGGGACTGTGTGGCCGTTTCTAAAGATATACCGATACCCTTCACCTATGATAAACATGGCATAAATTACGATGAGTTCACCTTCAATGAAAAAGCCAATAGAGTCATCAACATTGGTGAAACAACATTCAAATGGTACAGCAATAACATTACGAATGCCTGCCAACAGTGTGAATATGAAGATCAACACTGTGGATTCAACTCACGAACGCATCAAGCATTCTGCCAGCAGCAAGGTATTGTTTCTTTCCCTAGTTGGAATCCCATATATCATTATGGCGTGTCAATTTATTTTGGAACACCATTCTAGATTTTCTGTTTCTCCATCTACTAGTTTGTCGATCTCTTATATTCTGATGTTGACTGTTTTTAATCTTCCGACAAACTTTTCACCTATAGTCAAATTATTTAACAAACAAAACTGTAGTGCAAACCAGAGAAATCGTTAACTTGTTCAAGGACATACAGTCTCTAAGTTCCCACAGAAAAGTTCGTCAAGAGATGGAAGTGCCAAGTTATATAGCCAAACTTATGACGGTTGACTAATTTGTAAAATTTTCACCAAACAAAGGTAAGAGATAAACCTTAATTGACCATTCCCAGATTGCTTTAGTtttttagggtgtgtttggtttgtgCGCAAGTTTGCCCTACCAAAAATTTGGCTATAAGAGATAAACCTTAATTAACCATTCCTAGATTGCTTCAGTCTTTTAGAgtgtgtttggtttgtgcccaagtttGCCCTACCAAAAATTTGCCTAGCCAAGaatttgatggagcttttccttgcCCATGAGTTGGCAAACAATTGGCTAGAAAAATGAACAACAGCATGCCAAAAGGTTGGCAATCATCCATACAAAGACCAATGTTTTGGCCATGACCAAAAATTGGTACGGTAGATTTTGGTGGCAATCCAAACATACCCTTAGATCTGAAGATAAAGCTTCGTTTGAGCACAAGGTCCAAACGTATTTTGTAGAAGTAAATGATGTAGTTCTTCTTTTTTGGTCTACATTAAATCATAGCAAAACTAACGATCTTCTAACTACATGCAGGTACGCATGTCATCCTAGTTGCAGGTAATGCAacttttattcctttttccacactaAATGAAATTCATATTGCTTGCCACCACAACTCTTTTGTGTCTTATTGCAATAAGAGTCAGAAACAAATGGATTCTTATCTGAATGCAACTCGCTAATTTCCTTTTTTTTTAATCAGCAGCCTCATCTGTAGCTGCATTTGTAGTTCTTTCATTGATTGTGGCCACTGTGATATATCTCTCCTTGAAGTCAAGGTACAATGAAGAGATAAATATGAAGGTTGAAATGTTTCTCAAGGCATATGGCACATCGAAACCTACAAGATACACCTTCCCTGCTGTTAAGAAGATAGCAAGAAGGTTCAAGGATAAACTCGGTCAGGGCGGATTCGGAAGTGTGTACAAAGGCAAGCTACCAAATGGAGTACCTGTGGCAGTCAAGATGCTAGAGAGTTCTACAGGAGAGGGGGAggaattcatcaatgaagttgcaaCCATTGGACTAATCCACCATGCAAATATCGTACGCCTCTTGGGCTTTTGCTCTGAAGGAATGAGGCAGGCTCTTATTTACGAATTCATGCCTAACGAGTCACTGGAGAAATACATATTCTCACACATTTCCGATATTTCTCGACAGCTCCTTGCACCCAACAAAATGCTAGATATTGCTCTAGGCATTGCCCGAGGAATAGAATACCTGCATCAAGGGTGCAACCAGCGCATTCTCCACTTTGACATCAAACCACATAACATCTTGCTGGACTACAACTTCAACCCAAAGATCTCAGACTTTGGCCTTGCCAAGCTGTGTGCAAGGGACCAGAGCATCGTCACCTTGACTGCAGCAAGAGGCACCATGGGATACATCGCACCAGAGGTATACTCTCGGAACTTTGGAGGGGTGTCTTACAAGTCGGATGTATACAGTTTCGGCATGCTGGTATTGGAAATGGTGAGTGGAAGGAGGAATTCAGATCCTGGTGTTGAGAACCAGGATGAGATATATCTCCCGGAGTGGATCTACGAGAGAGTAATCAGTGGGCATGAATGGGAGCTTACTTTGGAAATGACAGCAGAAGACAAGGAGAAGATGAGACAGCTGACTATTGTGGCACTGTGGTGCATCCAATGGAACCCGAAGAATCGGCCATCAATGACAAAGGTGGTAAACATGTTAACAGGGAGGTTGCAGAACCTGCAGATTCCCCCCAAGCCCTTTGTGTCGTCTGAAAATCATACTGTGCCACAAAACACGATGAACACATGAACACTCATTGTGTATTTTTATGTATCATTACACATCTGAGGGAACTTATTCCACATCTGTGTTGCAAACTGTAATGCCTTGTACTTCTATTTCGAATGTTAATTCGACCACATACTGAACTGAACTACATGGGTCACCTGATCTGTACCTTTATTATTGTATTGCTACATGGATCACCTGATCTGTACCTTATCATGTTGTAATGCTATTAATTAGAAACATATGGCGCTGGATTTGTCAACACTGAATAATGAGAACTTGTTAAATTAGAGTACTAGTATCCTGTCATTGCTGTGATTTTATCCCCTTTCAGTCAGAAACTGTAGCCATTTCCCTGTGAGAATCACAAGATGACCCTGTAAGATCTTTCTAGTACAGTGATGCGCAGATGGCCTCAGCTAATCATGCCACTGCCTCAGCTACTACTAGAAACGCAGCATTTctgttctgaaatcaaaaggagaGCAATGGGGATTACTCACCATGGCAATGGGGATTACTCAGCTACTTCCTCGGTAAGACGCGAGGGAAGCGGGGTACTCGGCAAGACGAGAACTCGGAGAATCTGAGCTGCGCGGGCGGAACGGCCTCCGGTGGGCAGCCACGGCTTGACTGCGTCGCCGGAGTAAGCACTTGCCGGCGGCCGGCCGCCGACTAGGGTAGATACGGGCACCCGCTGGCCGTTGGGGATAAGGCGCCTGAGTTGGGTCGGTCTCCTCTGTAGAAATGGGCAATGAGAATTGATTGTTGGGCCGGTCCGCGGTCTGGGCTGTGGAACGGCGCAGAGCTCATCGTATTGGCTAGCCATCCACTGGTACTCTTTTACAAAAAAACATCCACTGGTACCTTTTCCGTtttctcaaaacaaaaacagaaaaccaCCGCTACGTTTTCCATTAAAAGAAAAACCAAGTCACTAGTACGTTACCTAAAAATGGAGGGAAATATTAAAATTTTGATGTTCGCTGGGATGGCATGGCAAATTAGACGGTAGGAAATCGCCATCCTCGTGATAACATAAATTTTCTTGAAAAACATTCAACTAGTAATGCTCTCCTAGCGGACGTTTGCTGGTTTTTTTTCGAGAGTATACGTTTGCTGGTTGtcaaaatcaaaaaaaaatccacTGGTACAATATTCTAAGAAAAAGCCACAGGTGCGTTCTAATAACTTCACCTTTCTATATTTGTGTATTTCTAAAAAAAATGTAACAAATATCTTTAAAAAAATatgattttatttttctatttaGTTTTGGAAAGTCATAAGGCCATATATTAAGTATCACAAGCCCTGCAAAATCCACCATCGTCATAGAGAAAGAAAATCACATATCCAAATTCTTAGTGGTGCCGAACTTATTCCTCTTGCATCTTCCTGTAGTGCGCCGTGAACAAAGCTCGTTGCCTCCACTGAAGCTTTGTCTTTGTGTAGCAAACTTGTTTTAACCGAGTCGCTTGTAGAAGTAGCGGTCGATGAGTCGGTGATGTAGACTAGAATATGCAGGCGTCCGCAATCTCCATAGCAAATCGCCACCCTCGGATAAGGAGACACCAAAAGGAACAGGTAGATACTCCAAAGATTACAACGTCAACCGAACCCATGATACATCGGAGACCAAATCCGATCGGATCAAGGAAGATCCATCGGAGACACACCATCACATACCTCCGTCGATACTATGTGTGCAAAGCAATGTCACTGCAACAACCATGACACATAGACTCACTACAACCAGCATGACGCGCGGGGACAACACAAAAAAGGGATCTCACAGGCGCACCCAAAGCCGCCCCATGACGGTTGCCCCGGGCatgctaacaatttttaagcttttctttaccaaattaaactttgcaacaaaataggttgtctagatgtgcaactaggtgagcaacctatatgatgcaataacaactagcacacaagcaagcaaaggatgtaaaacaagtaggcttgcaaaagtaaaggcacgaaataaccaagagtggagccggtggagacgaggatgtgttaccggagttccttccttttaaggggaagtacgtctccgttagagcggtgtggacaatgctccccaagaagccactagggccaccgtattctcctcacgccctcacacgatgcgagatgccgtgattccactattggtgcccttgaaggcggcgaccgaacctttacaaacaaggttggcgcaatctccacaacaatcggaggctcccaacaacaacaacaccacgaagcttcaccacaatggagtatggcttcgaggtgacctcaaccgtctagggtgctcaacacccaagagtaacaagatccgcaagggataagtggggggaatcaaatatcctgtggtggaagtgtagatcgggcccttgtcacccaatcccgagcaaatcaacaagtttgattggctagggagagagatcgggcgaaaatggagcttggagcaacaatggagcttagaggtggaagaggtagtcaactagaggtagaagacaccccttatatagtcgtgggaaaaatccaaccgttatccacatgttcagcccgcgacgcacggtactaccgctccatgggcgcggtactaccgcgaggctgcgcggtactaccgtggaggactacggtactaccgcgacagcaGCACATGCCGGAACTAGCCTGAtcagggggcagtactaccgcttgcgcggtactaccgctcccccttgcggtactaccgcaaggcaggggagtcactgcctgggaagggcgcggatgaaataaattacatccgtgcctacttccgctgaaactggGGTGGTACAAaaacccgacgcggtactaccgctcgcgaggcgcggtactaccggcgcgggcgcggatgtaaagaattacatccgcgcctactaccgcaactctgcggtactaggtaggagggccacggtactacgactcctagggagcgaTACTATCGtgggcccccgcggtactaccgcgctggacgagcggtactaccgtgggggcgcggatgtaaaaaattacatccgcccttactaccgcaccggagcggcacaaggcctgggtgccgcggtactaccgctccagaggggcggtactactgtgacacacaacggtactaccgcttgtacttgcggtactaccgcaagtacagcagtagttgtcagatttccgcacaaccaagataacgaacggcagctccaaagtgcagggaaaggagggacaagtgtacgtgttgattccacccaaacctttccgacgcggaccccctcttaatagtacagctctcctacgactcaactccaccaaagagaaacgtagaacaacaccgacttcaatagtctccgaggggcaccgaatcgtctcgtgcctagtgatgaagtatctgagaaactcaaggcacacgattagtccgcaaaagcattgtcatcaatcaccaaaacacctaagggataaatatgcccttacaatctccccctttttggtggattgatgacaacacgggatttgcacatagataagataatttagagcaggggcaaaccccacctctctaaaatatagacgggctccccctagatgtgtgcactttagatgaatgctttggactgcatagcacacatactaggatcaacactccccctatattttagagaccaaggcatgataataagcatagcatagcatGATAATAAGCATAGCACAGCATAAAGATAGCACAACATGACACAAGCTtgctaggatagatagagtgcatatgttttacaccatacgaagtaaagtaatcaaggttcaaatgagaaagcagcaaatagttcaattgagaaagcagcaaacacacgacacacaCGACTCGcaaactcgcaaatccctacactctctccccctttggcatcgagacgccaaaaaggcagagaggacacctacacacacaagAGGTGGCTTAAGCAGAGAACTCGTCCCAATCCTCTTCGTCGGACTCCTCTGCAGCTGGAAtggtctcctcgacatcctcctcagaatcagtccacctgtagccttgcttctccatccactcggcctcaggagtgatgcgctcctcagacccgccagacacttcctcaccatagagctgcaagatcttgttgtgccggcgacgactctccttggactccacgtgagtcctgtactgccccttggcttgcatgcagaaaagagactTCATCTTATCCTTCAacttcttggcccatgatggcctagAGACACTCTGGGAGGGCCTAGCAGTacggccctcagcaacatcctcggcgccagcatcctcctcatcaacagcaaccctagcagcagtcgcctcggcacgagtagcggtgttggcccagttggatttgatacgcagacaaatgggctcatggcgaatccagtctggagcaaggaactcctcaTCAGGGTacgtcttctcccaagtcttcgagatcagccgaaacagatagggcccatagataggcaccttgcggttgaacactgcaaaccgaagctcacaccacatgatgtgtgagacatcaagtggctgagactgAGTCGAACGAGCCTCCTGgcaaatgagcatcatatccaccatataggcatgaaccttgtctttgtcaccgatgcgtgggaacaaggagttgcggaagatgcgatacatgatatccagaaaggggtTGAGTACCAAagttgtcttgccattggcgagtgccttctcaaccatgaacggggtaagcttgtccttgttggcagAATCAGCATTgccatgggggcgaacacccactggagtgttaagcccatcatcaggaacctgaagcagatccatgaactccttccaggtagcagacagttggcggccattggtcatccaggtcatcctcctttCTTCATTAGGGTGAAAGTAcattgaggcaaagaactgacagataatctCAGGGTCATAGTCcaggtggaaagagatcacatgctcaatgccaaactgctccaccaagtttagagcctctccaaagtagtcacggaacttgtccttcctcatgtggtgcatatcaatccacttcacctccacataggtattctgcttgttcttgatgacatccaaatAGATGTTGGTCTGTGTCTTGTTCCAGAACAACTCACAGCCTCTGACAGTGGAACGTGGATgcacataagggtgaagctgcctgagacgAACATACTCAGTGGGggctatctcatccatgcccttagcgggctccttgtgcttgctagcagaggtcttgacattgcgcttggaggcAGACGATCCCTCTGGTACTTCtcctgggttgcgcagacgcttggagccagtgtcacgactgggattggaccggcgagagccaccacccgaGACACACACGCAAAGCACCAAAGACGCGAAGAAGATCAATGCAATGGCCATGataaagcacaagaaacacatagaaggcatacgagaaagttggcatgcgatagatgtgagccacggtagAACTGCCATTGTCTGCGGTACTAAAAAGTTAGTACTGCTccaaacgcggtagtaccgcgcgaggtcacggtagtaccgtggctggaGCGGAAGTAAGCTTTTAGTGCCGCacagagcgcggtagtaccgcttccgaagggcggtagtaccgtgcgagcggtagtaccgcgccggaagggtggtagtaccgcgtcgcgtcagatccaatgggcggtttgaatctgaaaagaaccgcgaaacaaCGGTGGTGCTACGATGATCAGatctagcgcaagacaacaatGCAAGTACAATTCCTATGCAATACCACGCTCCTTCATCCTATTCTTGCAGAGATTAAGCCTatgaatctcaagaacacacaagcctcCCCCAAAACCTAAATATACCAAAGACAAACAACacggagagggagttggggaaaaaccttggtccatagcaagagcacgtggtggggaatgatcccaccggtcggaatcacgggagggcagccagtggaggagatccggcgacgaacgccagctccgttcttgagcgagggagaggaggagacgacgtggagagagaggacacgaatgggtatggggagttagaactccccctgcccgtccttatccccatgCGCTCGaaccggcacggtagtaccgcgtatcatcgcggtagtaccgctcgggcggaagtaccgcgccgaggcggtagtaccgctcaaccaggcggcagtaaaaaaattACTGCCATGTGGTGACGGTAGTTCCGTGCTcccgccagcggtagtaccgtggctggctGCGGTTGTACCGTAGCTGGCCGTGGTAGTAGCGTGAGCTCAAGTCACCGCAGGTTTCAAACACGAGAGGAAAAAGCCTTTGCACTGGAACTTttcacacacaagaacacgcacagACCAGAGGAAAAAAGGCAACAAGAAACCACCAAGCGACAAagcctctcgaggagagagggcggtggccgaagccacctatgtttgagttggatggtatggcaccgcgaagaattatccttgggcccatgactaaaactcgtctttgaagcagaagtaccatcaaaaatggctaatgtgaaagaggtgatcgatttatgcataatggggggagggagagttcattgagagaacaacactccccctatgtccatgcctacacctaaactagacaacaagttgagtgtggtgggggtgcacggtttcaagtcacattgctcaaatcaatgatatttagctcatgccttaactcgcgaaatcttgcttcatccaagggcttcgtgaaaatatctgcaaggttatcatgagtgttgacatacttgagctcgatctcccctcgcctaatgtgatcccagatgaagtgataccgaatctcaatgtgcttcgtcttgaagtgttgca contains:
- the LOC119274332 gene encoding rust resistance kinase Lr10-like, with translation MDFTKFLITLLLVCLLIYESYVDAASEEQDFSRTCSSHRCSKHGPEIRFPFRLSINPPSCGAPGMQLSCSGHDTILDHHVLGPCRVTEIYYRHRVINVVPLVEPSMQCPLQKLISRNLATDVYEQPQSSFPTTLVRCSRDFIPIDQDSIVGPAFCLGNNASQFWYLASASAYMSDVPWDCVAVSKDIPIPFTYDKHGINYDEFTFNEKANRVINIGETTFKWYSNNITNACQQCEYEDQHCGFNSRTHQAFCQQQGTHVILVAAASSVAAFVVLSLIVATVIYLSLKSRYNEEINMKVEMFLKAYGTSKPTRYTFPAVKKIARRFKDKLGQGGFGSVYKGKLPNGVPVAVKMLESSTGEGEEFINEVATIGLIHHANIVRLLGFCSEGMRQALIYEFMPNESLEKYIFSHISDISRQLLAPNKMLDIALGIARGIEYLHQGCNQRILHFDIKPHNILLDYNFNPKISDFGLAKLCARDQSIVTLTAARGTMGYIAPEVYSRNFGGVSYKSDVYSFGMLVLEMVSGRRNSDPGVENQDEIYLPEWIYERVISGHEWELTLEMTAEDKEKMRQLTIVALWCIQWNPKNRPSMTKVVNMLTGRLQNLQIPPKPFVSSENHTVPQNTMNT